In Oncorhynchus kisutch isolate 150728-3 linkage group LG5, Okis_V2, whole genome shotgun sequence, a genomic segment contains:
- the LOC116374124 gene encoding proline-rich extensin-like protein EPR1, whose amino-acid sequence MLFPCRGSQSEITFSCKELYSGDYKHLAIKLPAIKPPAIKPPAIKLPAIKPPAIKPPAIKLPAIKPPAIKPPAIKIPAIKLPAIKPPAIKLPAIKPLAIKPPAIKLPAIKPPAIKHLAIKLPAIKPPAIKHLAIKLPAIKPLAIKHLAIKLPAIKPPAIKLPALKLPANKPPAIKLPAIKLPALKLPAIKPPAIKLPAIKPPGLQTPGLQTPTISHPAIKPPAIKLPAIKLPALKLPAIKPPAIKLPAIKPPGLQTPGLQTPTIKPPAIKLPALKLPAIKPPGLQTPAISHPAIKLPAFKPPAIKSPAISHPVIKLPAIKPPAFNYPAINLPAIKPLVINPQAIKSPAIKLPAINLPAIKPPAIKPPAISLPAISLPAIKPPAMKLPAIKSLAIKPPAIKPPAIKPQDFKPPVNNHPAIKPQAIKPSAIKLPAIKLPAFNLPAIKPLAFILPAIKPLAFNLPAIKPQAINLPAIKPLAIKLPAIKPPAIKLPAIKPPAIKPPPSNFWPSTSRPSNSRLLNPWPSNSRPLNPQPSNPRQSNTRPLNPQPSNPRQSNTRPLNTQP is encoded by the exons ATGCTGTTTCCATGCAGGGGTTCCCAGTCAGAGATCACTTTTAGTTGTAAAG AGCTTTACTCTGGCGATTACAAACACCTGGCCATCAAACTCCCGGCCATCAAACCCCCGGCCATCAAACCCCCGGCCATCAAACTCCCGGCCATTAAACCCCCGGCCATCAAACCCCCGGCCATCAAACTCCCGGCCATCAAACCCCCGGCCATCAAACCCCCGGCCATCAAAATTCCGGCCATCAAACTCCCGGCCATTAAACCCCCGGCCATCAAACTCCCGGCCATTAAACCCCTGGCCATCAAACCCCCGGCCATCAAACTCCCGGCCATCAAACCCCCGGCCATCAAACACCTGGCCATCAAACTTCCGGCCATCAAACCCCCGGCCATCAAACACCTGGCCATCAAACTTCCGGCCATCAAACCCCTGGCCATCAAACACCTGGCCATCAAACTTCCGGCCATCAAACCGCCGGCCATCAAACTCCCGGCCTTAAAACTTCCGGCCAATAAACCCCCGGCCATCAAACTCCCGGCCATCAAACTCCCGGCCTTAAAACTTCCGGCCATCAAACCCCCGGCCATCAAACTCCCGGCCATTAAACCCCCGGGCCTTCAAACCCCGGGCCTTCAAACCCCTACCATAAGTCACCCGGCCATCAAACCCCCGGCCATCAAACTCCCGGCCATCAAACTCCCGGCCTTAAAACTTCCGGCCATCAAACCCCCGGCCATCAAACTCCCGGCCATTAAACCCCCGGGCCTTCAAACCCCGGGCCTTCAAACCCCTACCATCAAACCCCCGGCCATCAAACTCCCGGCCTTAAAACTCCCGGCCATTAAACCCCCGGGCCTTCAAACCCCGGCCATAAGTCACCCGGCCATTAAACTCCCGGCCTTCAAACCCCCGGCCATCAAATCCCCGGCCATAAGTCACCCGGTCATTAAACTCCCGGCCATCAAACCCCCGGCCTTTAATTACCCGGCCATCAACCTCCCGGCCATTAAACCCCTTGTCATCAATCCCCAAGCAATCAAATCCCCGGCCATCAAACTTCCGGCCATCAACCTCCCGGCCATTAAACCCCCGGCCATTAAACCCCCGGCCATCAGTCTCCCGGCCATCAGTCTCCCAGCCATTAAACCCCCGGCCATGAAACTCCCGGCCATTAAATCCCTGGCCATCAAACCCCCGGCCATTAAACCCCCGGCCATTAAACCCCAGGACTTCAAACCCCCGGTCAATAATCACCCGGCCATCAAACCCCAGGCCATCAAACCCTCGGCCATCAAACTTCCGGCCATCAAACTCCCGGCCTTCAATCTCCCGGCCATTAAGCCCCTGGCCTTCATTCTCCCGGCCATTAAACCCCTGGCCTTCAACCTCCCGGCCATTAAACCCCAGGCCATCAACCTCCCGGCCATTAAACCCCTGGCCATCAAACTCCCGGCCATTAAACCCCCAGCCATCAAACTCCCGGCCATTAAACCCCCAGCCATCAAACCCCCGCCATCAAACTTCTGGCCATCAACCTCCCGGCCATCAAACTCCCGGCTATTAAACCCCTGGCCATCAAACTCCCGGCCATTAAACCCCCAGCCATCAAACCCCCGGCAATCAAACACCCGGCCATTAAACCCCCAGCCATCAAACCCCCGGCAATCAAACACCCGGCCATTAAACACCCAGCCATAA